The sequence below is a genomic window from Rhizobium sp. NXC14.
CCGCCATTTCGCCCGCCAGCAGGAAGGCCACAGGCCGCGTCAGCAGGCCGACGAGAATGAGGATGCCACCGACCAGTTCCAGAAGGGCCGCAAACAACATCAGCGGCGGCAGCGAACCTGACATTTGTGACGCCGGAAAGCCGAAAAGCTTCATGGTGCCGTGCTCGATAAACAGCAGCGCGGTGATGATTCTGAGAGCGGCTAGCCCATAGGGGCGATAGGCGGAAAGACGCTCGAAAATTGACATTAAACCTCTCCATTAAAGAAATTGCAGCCGAGCGTTAGCCCGTCTCCGGCCACGATTGAACACACGGATCGCTGACGGCCGTTCACTTTTTCGACAGCAGGCAACGCGGCCAGATATCAGAGCGGGATGTTGTCGTGTTTTTTCCAGGGATTGGCGAGATCCTTGTTGCGCAGCATCTTCAGGCCGCGCGCCAGCCGCCGCCGGGTCGAATGCGGCATGATCACCTCGTCCACATAACCGCGCTCGGCAGCGACGAAGGGCGACAGGAACCTGTCCTCGTACATTTTCGTATGGGCGGCGATCTTCTCCGGATCGGCAATATCCTTGCGGAAGATGATCTCGACCGCGCCCTTGGCGCCCATCACGGCGATCTGCGCCGTCGGCCAGGCATAATTCAGGTCCCCCCGCAAATGTTTTGAGGCCATCACGTCATAGGCGCCACCAAAGGCTTTCCTGGTGATGACGGTGAGCTTCGGCACCGTCGCCTCCGCGTAGGCGAAGAGCAGCTTGGCGCCATGCTTGATAAGGCCGCCATATTCCTGTGCCGTGCCCGGCAGAAAACCCGGCACGTCGACGAAGGTGACGATCGGAATGTTGAAGCAGTCGCAGAAGCGCACGAAGCGCGCCGCCTTACGCGAGGCGTCGCTGTCGAGCACGCCGGCCAGCACCATCGGCTGGTTGGCGACGAAACCGACGGTGGAGCCCTCGACGCGGCCGAAGCCGCAGACGATGTTTTTGGCGAAGCTCTCCTGGATCTCAAAGAAATCCCCCTCGTCCGCCACCTTCCGGATCAGCTCCTTGATATCGTAAGGCTTGTTGGCGCTCGCCGGCACCAGCGTATCGAGCGACGCATCGGTCTCGGTCACCGATTGGTAACATTCGATCTCCGGCAACGGCGACGTGTTCGAAAGCGGCAGGAAATCGATCAGCCGGCGCACCTGCAACAGCGTATCGACATCATTCTCATAGGCGCCGTCGGCGATCGATGAGCGTGTCGTGTGCACCGTAGCGCCGCCAAGCTCCTCAGCTGTCACCGTCTCGTTGGTCACGGTCTTCACCACATCGGGACCGGTGACGAACATGTAGGAGGTGTCGCGCACCATGAAGATGAAATCGGTCATCGCAGGCGAATAGACGTCGCCGCCGGCGCAGGGGCCCATGATCACCGAGATCTGCGGAATGACGCCCGAGGCAAGCACATTGCGCTGGAAGACTTCGGCATAACCGCCAAGCGCGGCGACCCCTTCCTGGATGCGGGCGCCGCCGGCATCGTAGATGCCGACGATCGGCGCGCGGTTCTTCAGCGCCATGTCCTGCACCTTCATGATCTTCTCGGCATGCGCTTCCGAAAGCGAGCCACCGAAGACGGTGAAGTCCTTGGCGAAGACGAAGACCGTGCGGCCGTTGACCGTGCCCCACCCGCTGACGACGCCGTCGCCGGCGATACGGCTCTTATCCATGCCGAAATCGGTGGAGCGGTGCTCCACGAACATGTCGAACTCTTCGAAGGTGCCCTCGTCGAGGAAGAGGTCGATGCGCTCGCGCGCCGTCAGCTTGCCGCGCTTG
It includes:
- a CDS encoding DoxX family protein, translated to MSIFERLSAYRPYGLAALRIITALLFIEHGTMKLFGFPASQMSGSLPPLMLFAALLELVGGILILVGLLTRPVAFLLAGEMAVAYFMAHAPNSFFPAVNQGDAAILFCFVFLYLFFSGPGALAVDNRKTA
- a CDS encoding acyl-CoA carboxylase subunit beta produces the protein MKEILEELERRRGIARLGGGKERIDAQHKRGKLTARERIDLFLDEGTFEEFDMFVEHRSTDFGMDKSRIAGDGVVSGWGTVNGRTVFVFAKDFTVFGGSLSEAHAEKIMKVQDMALKNRAPIVGIYDAGGARIQEGVAALGGYAEVFQRNVLASGVIPQISVIMGPCAGGDVYSPAMTDFIFMVRDTSYMFVTGPDVVKTVTNETVTAEELGGATVHTTRSSIADGAYENDVDTLLQVRRLIDFLPLSNTSPLPEIECYQSVTETDASLDTLVPASANKPYDIKELIRKVADEGDFFEIQESFAKNIVCGFGRVEGSTVGFVANQPMVLAGVLDSDASRKAARFVRFCDCFNIPIVTFVDVPGFLPGTAQEYGGLIKHGAKLLFAYAEATVPKLTVITRKAFGGAYDVMASKHLRGDLNYAWPTAQIAVMGAKGAVEIIFRKDIADPEKIAAHTKMYEDRFLSPFVAAERGYVDEVIMPHSTRRRLARGLKMLRNKDLANPWKKHDNIPL